From the genome of Uranotaenia lowii strain MFRU-FL chromosome 1, ASM2978415v1, whole genome shotgun sequence, one region includes:
- the LOC129740376 gene encoding serine/threonine-protein kinase OSR1, which yields MAAASGNSGTVSVSASSASLAPSASVAPPASTVTPWPNSKDDYELRDVIGVGATAVVHGAYCIPRNEKCAIKRINLEKWNTSMDELLKEIQAMSSCNHENVVTYHTSFVVKEELWLVLRLLEGGSLLDIIKHRMKTVNCKHGVFDEPTIATVLKEVLRGLEYFHSNGQIHRDIKAGNILLGDEGTVQIADFGVSAWLATGRDLSRAKVRHTFVGTPCWMAPEVMEQDHGYDFKADIWSFGITAIEMATGTAPYHKYPPMKVLMLTLQNDPPTIDTGADEKDQYKAYGKTFRKMIVECLQKEPSKRPTASELLKHPFFKKAKDRKYLTSTLLATGPSMATRVHKAAKRQPGASGRLHRTVTGEWVWSSEEEDNAKHSSDSETEERPMNRLEQMDSSASEAEDASEHSEITMTARTSSSDHTTTADVTNAVGGLSLDDLPPINLVLRMRNSNRELNDIRFEFAVGKDSAEGIASELVGAGLVDGRDIVVMAANLQKLIDNRASGIKTVTFQLNSGYGSSEQPDEKSLIGFAQISITD from the coding sequence ATGGCAGCCGCCAGTGGCAATAGCGGAACGGTTTCGGTGTCGGCGTCATCGGCCAGTCTGGCGCCGTCAGCGTCGGTTGCTCCGCCGGCAAGTACCGTCACTCCGTGGCCCAACAGCAAGGACGACTACGAGCTGCGGGATGTGATCGGTGTCGGTGCCACGGCTGTGGTCCACGGGGCCTACTGCATCCCCCGGAACGAGAAGTGTGCCATCAAGCGGATCAATCTGGAAAAGTGGAACACCTCCATGGACGAACTGCTAAAGGAGATCCAGGCGATGAGCAGCTGCAACCACGAGAATGTGGTAACATATCATACGAGTTTCGTGGTCAAGGAAGAACTGTGGCTGGTCCTCAGGCTGCTGGAGGGCGGTAGTTTACTGGACATCATCAAACATCGAATGAAAACGGTGAACTGTAAACATGGTGTATTCGACGAACCTACGATAGCCACAGTCCTCAAGGAAGTGTTGCGGGGCCTCGAATACTTCCACAGCAATGGGCAGATCCATCGTGATATCAAGGCGGGTAATATTCTGCTCGGTGATGAAGGGACAGTTCAAATCGCGGATTTCGGTGTCAGTGCGTGGTTAGCGACAGGCCGTGACCTGTCTCGGGCAAAAGTGCGACATACTTTCGTCGGAACACCCTGCTGGATGGCTCCCGAAGTTATGGAGCAAGACCACGGTTACGATTTCAAGGCGGACATCTGGTCATTCGGCATTACTGCCATCGAGATGGCCACCGGTACCGCCCCTTACCACAAGTATCCTCCGATGAAAGTGTTGATGTTAACCCTGCAAAATGATCCTCCTACAATCGACACCGGTGCCGACGAAAAGGACCAATACAAGGCGTACGGCAAAACGTTCCGCAAGATGATTGTCGAGTGCCTCCAGAAGGAACCCTCGAAACGTCCCACTGCTAGCGAACTACTCAAACACCCCTTCTTCAAAAAAGCGAAAGACCGCAAATATCTAACCTCGACGCTTCTCGCCACCGGCCCATCCATGGCCACTCGGGTTCACAAAGCTGCCAAACGACAACCGGGCGCCTCCGGTCGACTACACCGGACGGTCACCGGCGAATGGGTTTGGTCCTCTGAAGAGGAAGACAACGCTAAACATTCGTCCGACTCGGAAACCGAGGAGCGGCCGATGAACCGACTCGAACAGATGGACTCATCAGCATCGGAAGCCGAGGACGCTTCCGAGCACTCCGAAATCACCATGACTGCTCGAACGAGCAGTTCGGACCATACCACTACTGCGGACGTCACAAATGCCGTTGGAGGCCTCTCGCTAGATGACCTCCCCCCCATAAACCTGGTCCTGCGGATGCGGAACTCCAACCGGGAACTCAACGACATCCGGTTTGAGTTCGCCGTCGGAAAAGATTCGGCCGAGGGCATCGCCTCGGAACTGGTCGGCGCAGGCCTGGTCGACGGCCGGGACATCGTCGTCATGGCGGCCAATCTGCAGAAGCTGATCGACAACCGAGCCAGCGGCATCAAAACGGTCACCTTCCAGCTGAACTCCGGCTACGGTTCCAGCGAACAGCCGGACGAGAAGTCTCTCATCGGCTTCGCACAGATTTCCATCACCGACTAA